ACATCGTTATCGTCTCAACGGGGGCAAAAGATTACATACTCAAAAGAGAGGATTTTGAACGCTCCGTAAGGGAAAGGCATTACGAACCTCAGTTCGTTATAGACATAGCCGTCCCGAGAAACGTTGATCCTGAAGCGGGAAATGTGGAAGGTGTATTCCTTTACGACATAGACGACCTCAAACAGGTAGTGGAAGAAAACTTAAAGGAGAGGATAAAGGAAGCCCAGAGGGGTGAGATAATCCTCTGGGACGAAGTTAAGAAGTTCATGAACTGGTACGAGTCTTTAAAGGCCGAACCCTACATTCTGGAACTAAAAGCAAGTGTTGAAGGGAAAGAGGTAAGTCCTTACATTAAAAAATTGGTGCACAGGGCTATTAAGGAAATCAAAAGAAATCCCGAAGTTGCGGATATAATCTTAAGGATATTCAAGGAGGTAGAGAAGAATGAACCCAGAAGAAAGGAATTATCCAATGTCTATAACGGAACTCATGGAGCTTGAGTCAGAGTATGCTATAAGGGCGTACATACTAATAAAAGCTGATCCGAGGGAAATTCCCTCAATAATGCTTGCCCTTTCCACTTTTGAGGGCGTAAAGACCGCGGACGTGGTGACAGGACCCTACGACATAATCGTTTTCGTGGAAGTTCCAAATCAGGACGAACTAGGAAGGCTCGTTATAAACAAGATCCACTCCTTGGAAGGTGTTAAAGAAGCTATAACCTGCGTAGTTGTAAGGATATGAACTTTCCCTACGTTGAGGAAAAAGAAGACAAAATTATAGTTGTTTATTCAAACGAAAAGATAGCCTACGTGGAGGAAGATGACGGAGTGCAGATTTTCTACTCCAAAAATTACGACGTTGTTAAGATAATTATCCCGAAGGATGAAGAACACCACATTATATACTTACCGTGATTACTTCGTTATAAGGGGAGGAAAGCCCCTTACCGGGAAGGTAAAAATTTCGGGGGCAAAGAACGCTGCCCTCCCCATTATGTTTGCAACGATCCTTACGGAAGAACCCTGCACCATTACAAACGTTCCGGATCTCCTTGATGTAAGAAATACTCTACTTTTGCTTCGGGAACTTGGAGCAGAGCTTGAGTTTTTAAACAACACCGTTTTTATAAATCCATCTATTAACTCCTTTATTACAAATCAGGAAATCATAAGGCGCATGCGTGCTTCCGTTTTGAGCCTTGGTCCCCTTCTCGGGAGATTTGGAAGGGCGGTCGTTGGACTTCCCGGCGGTTGTTCTATAGGAGCGAGACCAATAGACCAGCACCTGAAGTTTTTCAAAGAAGCTGGTGCAGATGTAGAGGTCAGGGAGGGGTACGTATACGTAAACTTGAAGGAAAAGAGGAGAGTTCACTTTAAATTTGACCTCGTTACCGTCACGGGAACTGAAAACGCACTACTTTATCTGGCAAGCGTTCCCGAAGAGAGCATCCTTGAAAATATTGCCTTAGAACCCGAAGTAATGGATTTAATAGAAGTCTTGAAGAAAATGGGAGCACATGTAAAAGTTGAAGGGAGGAGTGCTTACGTAAAAGGTTCTGAAAACTTGAAAGGGTTTACTCACTCGGTTATTCCCGACAGGATAGAGGCTGGCACTTTTATGGTCGGGGCTGTGCTAACGGACGGAGAAATCCTTCTGGAAAACGCGAGAATAAATCACCTCAGAGCGGTTGTAGAGAAGTTAAAACTTATCGGAGGAGAGGTTGTGGAAGAAAACGGGAACTTGAGGGTATTCAGGAAGGAAAGTTTAAGGGCTTGTGATATAGAAACTCAGGTTTACCCGGGATTTCCCACGGATATGCAGGCCCAGTTCATGGCACTCCTTTCGGTAGCAAAGGGGAAATCAAGGATAAAGGAAAACATCTTTGAACACAGGTTTCACCACGCTCAGGAACTGAACAGGCTCGGGGCAAACATAACCGTGAGGGGAAACACAGCCTACGTTGAGGGGGTAGAAAGGCTCTACGGAAGTGAGGTTTACTCAACAGACCTCAGGGCTTCCGCATCTCTCGTGCTCGCGGGTTTGGTCGCCCAAGGGGAAACCGTGGTGAGGGACGTTTACCACCTTGACAGGGGTTATGAAAAACTTGAAGAAAAGTTAAAGAAACTCGGAGCCGACATAGAAAGGGTAAGTGAATTATGAACTTAACTTCTTAGGGGCAGAAAATAAAAGTGGAGATAAAAGAAAGGGATTAGGCAAGTTTTATCTTCTTTTCCTTTTCTACGTGAACCTTGGGTATCCTTATTTCAAGGACTCCATTTTCGTACTTAGCCTCTGCCTTTTCGGGGTCAACTTCTACGGGCAGGGGTATTACTCTTTCTATAACTCCGTAGAACCTTTCAGCCCTTATAATGTTCTCAGTCTTTTCTTCCTTTTCCTCTTTCCTTTCGGCCCTTACGTGTACTGCGTTTTCCTTTACGGTTATTTCTATGTCTTCCTTCTTAACGCCGGGAAGATCCATCTTAATAACTACTTCCTTGTCCGTTTCGTATACTTCAACGGGAGGAACTAAGGTTTCCTGTTCAGCCCTTCTCGGTACAAATTCTTCCAAGAGTCTTTCAAAATCCCTTCTGAGTCTTTCTACTTCTTCAAAAGGTCTCCAAACTATCATGCTTCTCCTGTCCATGGTTCCCACCTCCTTTAACAATTTTTCTTACATTAAACTTAAGTCTATCTTTATAAAATGTCAAGACTTAAATCCCATACTGATTTCCGTAAGGGGCAGTATTACGCTGAAGGCTATTATCCCGACGGTTATACCTATCACTAGTATTGCTAGAGGTTCAACTAATCTGAGCCAGAAGCTTATCAGCCTATCCGACTGCTTTTCGTAAACCTGAGCGAGCAAGTTTAAAGTTTTTTCAAGCTCACCGCTCACCTCCCCCGTCTCTACAAGATTCACAAAGAGTTCCGGAAGGACGTTTTCCCTTGAGAGGAGTGCGGAAAAACTCTTTCCTTTTTCTACCTCGCTCACCAAACTTTCCAGCTTCTTCCTCAAGTACACGTTGCTTACACTCTTTACCGCTATGGAAAGGGCGGTGCTCAGGGGAACGGAAGCCTCAAGGAGCATGGAAAGAGTTCTCGAAAAACGTGAAAGGTTAAAGTATAAATTCAATTTTCCGATAACCGGGATTTTCAGCGTTAAGTAATCGAGCCTTTCCCTTGAGAATATCTTTTCCCTGAACTGGAAAATTAAGAGAATTAATGGAAGGAGTAATAAGAAAAGAGTCAACACGTCCGAAAAAAGTATCACGAGTTTGGTTATCAGGGGAAGTTCCTTTCCGAAGCCTTCGAGGACTTTTGCGATCCTAGGGACTACGAACTTGACCGCTACGAAGAGGGAAAGGAAACTGAAAGTAATGACGAAGGCGGGGTACGTTATAGAGGTTATTACCTTGTTCTTGAACTCCGCTACTTTTTGAAGGTACTCGCCTGCCACCTGAAAGACGTACTCTAAGTTCTCACCTCTCTGGACGCCCGTGAGCATCTCCGTTAAGAACTCCGGAAAGACTCCTGTTCTCTTGAAGGCTTCCGCGAGGCTGTAGCCTTTTTCTACGTACTCCTTTACCTGGAAAAAAGCGTTCTTGAGGTTTTCGTTCTCGGTCTGTGAGGACACGAGCTCGAGGGCACGGGTGAGGGGGATGCCCGATGAGAGGAGCAGGGAAAGTTGAATGAGGGAAAAGCCGAGTTCTTCTTCACCGACCCTTTTCTTGAAAAACTTAAAACTTAACTTTTTCTTCTCCTCGTGTATGGATATTGGCTTTACTCCTTCGGAAATAAGTTTTTTAAAGGCTTCGACCTCGTCCCTTGCCCTTACCTTACCGCTTAACTTCCTGCCTTCTTTGTATCCCTCGTAAACGAACTCCTTCATCTCAATTCCTTAAAGAGTATCTTATTACCGTCCCGGTCGTAAACTACGGTAAGGAAAGTCTTAACTCCATGACTTTCCATGCTCATCTCTATCCTGAATACAGAACTCTTCACGTTCGCAAAGTTCTGAATTCTGTAAAGAATGTCCAGAGTCATCCCTTCCACCATCAAAAGGTCTTTCAATTGTTTGAAAGGTTTTTCCTTTCTGTAATCCGCAATCCTCTTTGCTAGTTCCATGTCTATATCCCTGTCCAGAGAGTAAAGAACGAGAAGGGGGGCGGTGTTGATATTTACCTTTCCCTTTGAAAAGACAGTCAGAAACTCAAAGAGTCCTTCTCTGTCCTCTGCACCGTAAAGATCCTCCTTCTTTTCCCAGAAGAGTTCTATCTCGTAAGTTGAGTCTAAAGGCTTTCCCTTAGGCAGGTAATCCGTGTTGAGGCTTCCCTCCTCCTGACCCGTCCAGATTAGAATTCGATCGAGGAGTTCCCTGTCCACTTCTAAGTAAGTGATGAGTTTTTCAAAGACCTCGCTCAATCCCTTGTATTTTGTTATATAGTTCGGGTTCAAGTACCTGTCTTCGTCCACTATCGTTATGGAAACACTTCCTAAGGGTGTCTCAAAGGTGTAGGGTTTTGCCCAGAGGTCAGAAAGGGCGTCGTAAGAGGTGTCTTCCCTTTTGAGGAGCTCCGTTATCTTCGGAACCAAGGAGTCGAGGATGAGGTACTGCTTTTCTTTGAGATAAACCTTGTTTACGATTTCCTTTGCACTCTGGACGCTTTCACCGAGATCAGCAGCGTAAAAACTGAGCGTTAAGATAATTCCGAGAACCAGAACTAGAATCATTTCATATAAACTCTGAGGTTGTTCAGGGTTCCTTGAACCTTTATCCTCACACCGTTTCCTTTAAACTCTCCGTCCACTTTGCTCATTAAGAAGTTTTTCCTGTTTAACGTTATCCTCCCCTGCCCCTTTAATTCCATTCCGAGGTACTTTACACTGCCTGTGAAGGTTTGCCCTTTGAAGTTTAAATTGATCTCGTCCAGAAGAGCCAGCTCCGTTTTAAATCCCTCCAGCTTTACTCTTCCGTAAATTCCGTCGCTCAGTTCTATCCTTCCATTTACCTTTTTCACAAAGGGAGTGCAGGAAAAGTCCCTAAATTTTGTCTCAATGCTTCCCAAAAAGCTGTAAGAAATCTCCGAAATTTTTCCTCTGCACAGGATTTTCCCGTTAACGGAGAGAAAACCGAGGGATAATTTTGTGTAGTCAAACTCCAATGCTTCCCGATTCTGGAAGTAAACCTTTCCTTTAAAGAGTTCTATACTCATGGAATTTTCCTTTACCTTCTGTGCGATTAGAAAGATTTTGTTCTGAATCAAAAGTCTGTCGAAGAGCAAAAACTTCGGAAAAGTAGCAAGAGAAAGCAAACCAAAGAATATTAATGAAAAAAGAAATAAACCAAAAACCTTAAATATCCTCATCCCACCAGTCTTCTTCTTCAACTTCTACTTTCTTTTCTTCCTTTTTCTTTAATGCCTTCATGAGCTCACGGGCGAGTTTTTCGTGCTCCTGGGTGAGCTTTGCGAGTTCCTGAGGAGACGTTATCACGTAAGGGGTGAGAAATATAAAAAGGCTCGTTTTGTCCTTCTCGTCCCTGTCGTACCTGAAGAGTCTTCCCATAACGGGTATGTCTCCGAGGCCGGGTATTTTTTCAGTACTCTTTAAGCTCTTCCTGCTTATCAGTCCCCCTATCACCACAGTTCTTCCATTTTCCACGACCACGTCTGAGTTCAGTTCCCTGTTTGAGGTTATGGGCACCGTGTAGTTAACTCCTGAGACTTCGTTCGTTAAGTATCCCGTGATTTCCTGAAGTTTTAGTTCTATCACCAACCTCACGGTTTCTCCCGTGATTCTGGGAGTGATTTTCAGTTCAAGCCCCACGTCCTTGTAGTCGTAGGTGATTATAGGGTTTCCGTTAACGTCGTACTTTATTCCCGTTGGAAAAGGAACAACCTGACCTACTTTTATTAGGGCCTCCTGATTATCGAGGGTAAGGATTTTGGGGTTTGATACCACGTTAAAGCCCGTTCCCTGTTCAAGGAGAGAGAATAAAAACACGAGGTCCGGGAAGAAGAAGTCTATTCCTCCTATACTCACCGTGGTGCCGCTTTTGCTAAATCCCCCTATTACAAAGTTTCCCGATTTTATAGCGTTGTATACGTCCTGAAGTGAAGAGCCTTTAAAGGCTGCACCTCCGTGGGTTCCCAGTATCTGCCACCTTATTCCCGCCTCAAGAATGCTCTTTGCGGATGCCTCAATAATGGTCGCCGTGAGGAGGAGTTGTTTTCTCCTTTTATCTATCTTCTTTATAAATTCCCTTACAGCCTCGTACTCGCTCTTCGTGGCGTAAAGGATTAAGGAGTTCGTCCTCTTGTCAAAACCTATCTTCATACCGCTTTTTAGGGTTATTGAGGTTAGAGCTTGAACACCCTTTCCCTTTTTAGCTTTTTTAGTTCCCACGCTTACGCTTTTTATTCCCTTAAATACGGAGTTTAAGCTCTCGTAAATCTCTTCGGCGGATACGAAGTTCAGGGGAATTATGTAAAAACTCCTTTCCGCTTCGAGGGAAGAAGGGTCATCCAGATCGGATATCACCTTTTCTATAATTCTGTGGATTTCCTTGTTTGCGTATACCGCAACAGCGTTCATCTCGTCCACACCCGCTATTACAACGGGCTCACCGTACCTTTTAGTGGAGAGCGTTGAAAAGGGATTCAGGAGTTTTACGACGTAGGAGGGTTTTACATACTTGAGTTTGTAGACTCTTACTTCACCACCGCCAGAGTCTAAGTAAAAGAGTATCTTCTTCACTTTGTTTACGGAATCCGCGTAATCAGTGATTATTACAGAGTTAGATTGAGCGTGAAAGGCTATCCGACCGTAAGGCGAAAGGAAGGGTCTTAGAGCCGAAACCACCTGAGAGGCGTTTGTGTTTTTGAGTTTATAAACCAAAGTGACAAACTCCCCTCCCTTTCCCGCCTTTATCTCGGTAAAAGGATATCCCTGCGATGCCGGTACGATCTTCATGGTGTCCTTTTCAAGGATCAGGGAAAACCCCTGAGAGGCGAGAGCCTGAGAAAAGAGTTCAAGGGCTTCGGACTCGCTTATTTCTCCGTTTGATATTATCGTTATCTTTCCCTTAACCCTTGGGTCTATTACGAGGTTCTTTCCAAGAAGCTTTGCCACCTGAACAGCTACGGTTTTAATGTCAACTTCGTCAAACTTGAGAACAACTCCCGAAAAGCCAAGGGAAAGGATGAGAAAAAGGAGTATTATAATCCTCATACCACGTCTCCTTCCCGTGGGAGAAAGAGGAGCACTCCTAAGGTGCTGATGGCGTATCCGAGAAGGACACTCTGTATATGTCCTGCAAACACGAAGAAGGCGTAACCTATGAAGTAGGGAGTCGTTAAAAGGAAATAACTCCAGAAGTACCGCCTCATGGCTATGTAGCCCCAGTACTCCCCTTGGGCTTTTACGGGAAGAAAGAACTTTCTTATCAAAAAGGCGATAAGGTAGGAAATAGCTCCGCTAATTATCTCCGCCGTGTAAACGTAGTAAACGAGCTTCTCTACAACGGGCATCTTGAAGTAAGGGTAGAGGATAAAGGCACCGATAAGAAGAAGAGTGTATCCGCCTATAAAGGCGTAGGCAAACTCCCTAGCTCTTTTTATGAATAGCCGCTTCTTGTCCGGAGTATCTCCTTGAGCCATATGTACTCGTCCCTCTTCGGTCCTGTGGATAGCATTACTACGGGGACACCCGTGTACTCTTCAATAAATTTTACGTAATCGAGAGCTTCCTTTGGCAATTCACTGACGTCTTTAGCACCTTTTGTGCTTTTCTTCCATCCCTTTAAGGTTTTGTATACGGGTTTAACCCTTATAAGTTCCGAGTAGGAGGCTGGGAAGTAATCTATCACCTCACCGTCCAGCTCGTAAGCCACGCAAACCTTTACCTCGTCAAAGGTATCTAAAACGTCAAGCTTCGTTATCACAAACCCGTCGAGCCCGTTTACCTGAACTGCGTATTTTAGGGCTACGAGGTCTAACCAACCGCACCTTCTCGGTCTTCCCGTAGTGGATCCGTACTCCCCGCCAAGTTCTCTGAGTTTTTCTCCCTCTTCGCCTTTGAGTTCCGTGGGGAAAGGTCCTTCTCCTACCCTCGTGGTGTAGGCTTTTGCCACGCCGAGGAAGAAAGCGTCGGAGAAGTACTTGGGAGGCATACCAGTTCCGTTGGAAAGCCCGAGAGCTGAGGCGTTTGAAGAAGTCACGTAAGGGTAAGTTCCCATGTCAACGTCAAGGAGCGTTCCTTGAGCACCTTCAAATAGGACTGAACCTTTCTGGGTGTTGAAAAACCTCAAAAGGTCAACGACGTTTTCTTTAAACTCCTCAAAGTACCTGAGCTGTTCCTCGTAAATCTGGTTTATGTCAAGGTCAAACTTTTCGCAGAATACCTTTTCACAAATGTTTTTAACGAAATCTAGATTGTCTTCCAGCAAGGTGTAAAAGCGTTTTTCGTCTTTCAGATCGCTTATCCTTATCCCCTTCCTTCCGTATTTGAACATGTAGGCGGGGCCTATACCCCTTAAAGTCGTGCCTATACCCTTTTTCTTTTCAAAAAGGGAATCTAGGAGCTTGTGGTAGGGCATAACGAGGTGAGCTCTGTCGCTTATAAACAGCCTTTCCTTTACGTATATCCCCTTTTCTTCGAGATTCTTTACCTCTTTGTGGAGAACTTCAAGATCCACAACCATTCCCTGTGCTATTACGCCCTTTACGTGTTCGTGGAGTATGCCCGTGGGAAGGAGGTGGAGGATAAACTTCTGGGAGTTTACGACTACAGTATGTCCCGCGTTGCTACCGCCCTGATACCTTACGGTTATGTCAAAGTGTTCAGAAAGGAGGTCTACTATCTTACCCTTTCCTTCGTCACCCCACTGGGCACCCAAAATAATGAGCTTTTCCATTCACAAACCCCGAACAAAAAATTATATCTTACCGCTCAAGAAGTGAGAGAATGTCCTCTAGTATCACGTCCCTGTTTTCTGGAGTGAGTTCGATCAGAACGGCTCCCGGCAAACGCCTGATTTCTTTAACTAGAGGGTGCACGTCCCTTATGGGAATAGTCGCCACCACGTTTACGTTCGGATCGTGCATTATCTGTCTTACAAGATCCCTGAACTTTTTGGAAAAGAGTTCCATTTTACCGATCTCGTCTATGATTATCACCTTTCTCCTGTCTTTTTTTGCCTCCCTATAAGCCCTTTCAAGGATGGGTATGGCAAGTTCTTCAAAGTACTGGACGTTAACACCGTAAGAACCAACCAGCTTTTTAGAGGTAAAAAACTTTGAAGAAAATATCTTCTTCTTTCCCTCAGTTGTTATTATCCTGAACCCAGTTCTCTTCTTTGTTTCAGGATCTCTCACTTCTTCCGTCCAGAAACCGATGGCTCTTTTTCCAAGTCTTTCAACGATTTTTTTTACAAGGGTTGTTTTTCCTACACCGGGTTCACCGGTTATGATGATTTTCATTATCAAAATTTTACAATGAGCTGAGTACCTGTTTCTCTAATATATCAATAACTATAATTTAAATTGGTATGAGTTTGAGTGCACACGAAATCAGGGAACTCTTTTTGAGCTTTTTCGAGAAGAAGGGACACACGAGGGTAAAGTCCGCCCCCTTGGTTCCAGAGAATGACCCCACTCTCCTCTTCGTAAACGCGGGAATGGTTCCCTTCAAAAACGTATTTTTGGGACTTGAAAAGAGACCCTACAAAAGGGCAACTTCTTGCCAGAAGTGCCTTAGAGTTTCCGGAAAGCACAACGACTTGGAGCAGGTGGGATACACTTCAAGGCATCACACCTTCTTTGAGATGCTCGGTAACTTTTCCTTCGGTGATTACTTTAAAAAGGAAGCTATAGAGTACGCGTGGGAGTTCGTTACAGAAGTCCTGAAACTCCCCAAAGAAAAACTCTACGTTTCCGTTTATAAAGACGACGAGGAAGCTTACAGAATTTGGAACGAACACATAGGCATACCTTCTGAAAGGATCTGGAGACTGGGTGAAGAGGACAACTTCTGGCAGATGGGAGACGTGGGACCCTGTGGCCCTTCCTCAGAGATATATGTGGACCGGGGCGAAGAGTACGAAGGGGACGAAAGGTACTTGGAAATCTGGAACTTGGTTTTTATGCAGTACAACAGGGACGAAAACGGCGTTCTCACCCCCCTTCCTCACCCCAACATCGATACGGGAATGGGACTCGAGAGGATAGCCTCCGTCCTGCAGGGAAAGAACTCCAACTTTGAGATAGACATAATATTCCCCCTTATACAGTTCGGAGAAGAGGTTTCTGGAAAGAAGTACGGGGAGAAGTTTGAAACGGACGTAGCTTTAAGGGTAATAGCGGATCACCTAAGAGCGATAACCTTTGCGATTTCTGACGGGGTAATTCCTTCAAACGAGGGAAGGGGATATGTGATAAGGCGTATCCTCAGACGTGCCATGCGCTTTGGTTACAAACTGGGAATAGAAAACCCCTTCCTGTACAAAGGTGTTGACCTCGTAGTTGACATAATGAAAGAGCCTTATCCCGAACTCGAACTCTCAAGGGAGTTCGTCAAGGGAATAGTGAAAGGAGAAGAGAAAAGGTTTATAAAGACGCTAAAAGCAGGAATGGAGTACATACAGGAGGTAATCCAGAAAGCCCTTGAGGAAGGAAGGAAAACTTTAAGCGGAAAGGAAGTTTTTACCGCATACGATACCTACGGATTTCCCGTGGATTTAATAGACGAGATAGCGAGGGAAAAGGGACTCGGTATAGACCTTGAGGGTTTCCAGTGTGAACTTGAAGAACAGAGAGAAAGGGCGAGAAAACACTTTAAGGTAGAAGCCAAAAAGGTAAAGCCCGTATACTCTCACCTGAAGGAACTCGGTAAGACTTCCGCCTTTGTAGGCTATGAGCACATGGAATGGGAGTCTCAGGTTGTGGGACTTGTAAAGGGAGAGGGGCTTGTATCCGAGTTAAAAGAGGGAGAAGAGGGGGAAGTAGTTTTAAAGGAAACACCCTTCTATCCCGAGGGTGGAGGACAAATAGGAGACGCTGGAATAATAGAATCCGACAAGGCACTCTTTAAGGTTGAAGACACACAAAAGCCCACCGAAGGCATAATCGTTCACATAGGAAAAGTTCTTAAGGGAACTCTAAAGGTAGGAGATACGGTTCACGCAAGGGTGGACAAGGAAAGAAGGTGGGACATAATGAGGAATCACACCGCCACGCACCTGCTTCACGCCGCACTCAGGAACGTTCTCGGCGAGCACGTAAGACAGGCTGGTTCTCTCGTCGCGGACAAGTATTTGAGGTTTGACTTTACACACTTTTCAGCTCTAACGGAAGAGGAACTCAAGAGGGTGGAAGAACTCGTGAACGAAAAAATAAGGGAAAACCTCCCCGTGAATGTAATGGAAATGGCATACGATGAAGCACTAAAAACGGGTGCCATAGCGATATTTGAGGAAAAGTACGGGGAAAGGGTGAGGGTAATATCCTGCGGAGAGTTTTCAAAGGAACTCTGCGGTGGAACGCACGTTTCCGCAACTGGAGACATAGGCTACTTCAAGATAATATCCGAGAGCTCCGTGGGTGCGGGCGTGAGGAGAATAGTGGCACAAACGGGAAGGTGGTCCGTAGAAACCGCCTTCAAAGAACACCAGACGCTCAAGAAAGCTTCTTCAGCTCTCGGCGTGGGCGAGGAGGAAGTAATCCAGAAAATTGAAGAACTTAAGGAAGAAATCAAAGACAGAGAAAGAGAAATACAAAGACTGAAACAGGAACTCCTGAAACTCCAGATAAGGGAAGTTGTAAAGGAAGAAAACGTTGGAGATTTCACACTCCACTACGGCGTATTTGAAGAGGTTGAACCCGAAGAACTCAGGAACCTCGCGGATATGCTGAGGCAAAGGACGAAAAAGGACGTTGTGTTTATAGCCTCCAGAAAGGGAGATAAGATAAACTTCGTTATCGGAGTTT
The genomic region above belongs to Aquifex aeolicus VF5 and contains:
- a CDS encoding Lrp/AsnC family transcriptional regulator, yielding MNPEERNYPMSITELMELESEYAIRAYILIKADPREIPSIMLALSTFEGVKTADVVTGPYDIIVFVEVPNQDELGRLVINKIHSLEGVKEAITCVVVRI
- the murA gene encoding UDP-N-acetylglucosamine 1-carboxyvinyltransferase, producing MKNTTLYTYRDYFVIRGGKPLTGKVKISGAKNAALPIMFATILTEEPCTITNVPDLLDVRNTLLLLRELGAELEFLNNTVFINPSINSFITNQEIIRRMRASVLSLGPLLGRFGRAVVGLPGGCSIGARPIDQHLKFFKEAGADVEVREGYVYVNLKEKRRVHFKFDLVTVTGTENALLYLASVPEESILENIALEPEVMDLIEVLKKMGAHVKVEGRSAYVKGSENLKGFTHSVIPDRIEAGTFMVGAVLTDGEILLENARINHLRAVVEKLKLIGGEVVEENGNLRVFRKESLRACDIETQVYPGFPTDMQAQFMALLSVAKGKSRIKENIFEHRFHHAQELNRLGANITVRGNTAYVEGVERLYGSEVYSTDLRASASLVLAGLVAQGETVVRDVYHLDRGYEKLEEKLKKLGADIERVSEL
- a CDS encoding Hsp20/alpha crystallin family protein, whose protein sequence is MDRRSMIVWRPFEEVERLRRDFERLLEEFVPRRAEQETLVPPVEVYETDKEVVIKMDLPGVKKEDIEITVKENAVHVRAERKEEKEEKTENIIRAERFYGVIERVIPLPVEVDPEKAEAKYENGVLEIRIPKVHVEKEKKIKLA
- a CDS encoding type II secretion system F family protein is translated as MKEFVYEGYKEGRKLSGKVRARDEVEAFKKLISEGVKPISIHEEKKKLSFKFFKKRVGEEELGFSLIQLSLLLSSGIPLTRALELVSSQTENENLKNAFFQVKEYVEKGYSLAEAFKRTGVFPEFLTEMLTGVQRGENLEYVFQVAGEYLQKVAEFKNKVITSITYPAFVITFSFLSLFVAVKFVVPRIAKVLEGFGKELPLITKLVILFSDVLTLFLLLLPLILLIFQFREKIFSRERLDYLTLKIPVIGKLNLYFNLSRFSRTLSMLLEASVPLSTALSIAVKSVSNVYLRKKLESLVSEVEKGKSFSALLSRENVLPELFVNLVETGEVSGELEKTLNLLAQVYEKQSDRLISFWLRLVEPLAILVIGITVGIIAFSVILPLTEISMGFKS
- a CDS encoding general secretion pathway protein GspK, translating into MILVLVLGIILTLSFYAADLGESVQSAKEIVNKVYLKEKQYLILDSLVPKITELLKREDTSYDALSDLWAKPYTFETPLGSVSITIVDEDRYLNPNYITKYKGLSEVFEKLITYLEVDRELLDRILIWTGQEEGSLNTDYLPKGKPLDSTYEIELFWEKKEDLYGAEDREGLFEFLTVFSKGKVNINTAPLLVLYSLDRDIDMELAKRIADYRKEKPFKQLKDLLMVEGMTLDILYRIQNFANVKSSVFRIEMSMESHGVKTFLTVVYDRDGNKILFKELR
- the gspD gene encoding type II secretion system secretin GspD — protein: MRIIILLFLILSLGFSGVVLKFDEVDIKTVAVQVAKLLGKNLVIDPRVKGKITIISNGEISESEALELFSQALASQGFSLILEKDTMKIVPASQGYPFTEIKAGKGGEFVTLVYKLKNTNASQVVSALRPFLSPYGRIAFHAQSNSVIITDYADSVNKVKKILFYLDSGGGEVRVYKLKYVKPSYVVKLLNPFSTLSTKRYGEPVVIAGVDEMNAVAVYANKEIHRIIEKVISDLDDPSSLEAERSFYIIPLNFVSAEEIYESLNSVFKGIKSVSVGTKKAKKGKGVQALTSITLKSGMKIGFDKRTNSLILYATKSEYEAVREFIKKIDKRRKQLLLTATIIEASAKSILEAGIRWQILGTHGGAAFKGSSLQDVYNAIKSGNFVIGGFSKSGTTVSIGGIDFFFPDLVFLFSLLEQGTGFNVVSNPKILTLDNQEALIKVGQVVPFPTGIKYDVNGNPIITYDYKDVGLELKITPRITGETVRLVIELKLQEITGYLTNEVSGVNYTVPITSNRELNSDVVVENGRTVVIGGLISRKSLKSTEKIPGLGDIPVMGRLFRYDRDEKDKTSLFIFLTPYVITSPQELAKLTQEHEKLARELMKALKKKEEKKVEVEEEDWWDEDI
- a CDS encoding adenylosuccinate synthase, which encodes MEKLIILGAQWGDEGKGKIVDLLSEHFDITVRYQGGSNAGHTVVVNSQKFILHLLPTGILHEHVKGVIAQGMVVDLEVLHKEVKNLEEKGIYVKERLFISDRAHLVMPYHKLLDSLFEKKKGIGTTLRGIGPAYMFKYGRKGIRISDLKDEKRFYTLLEDNLDFVKNICEKVFCEKFDLDINQIYEEQLRYFEEFKENVVDLLRFFNTQKGSVLFEGAQGTLLDVDMGTYPYVTSSNASALGLSNGTGMPPKYFSDAFFLGVAKAYTTRVGEGPFPTELKGEEGEKLRELGGEYGSTTGRPRRCGWLDLVALKYAVQVNGLDGFVITKLDVLDTFDEVKVCVAYELDGEVIDYFPASYSELIRVKPVYKTLKGWKKSTKGAKDVSELPKEALDYVKFIEEYTGVPVVMLSTGPKRDEYIWLKEILRTRSGYS
- a CDS encoding NTPase, coding for MKIIITGEPGVGKTTLVKKIVERLGKRAIGFWTEEVRDPETKKRTGFRIITTEGKKKIFSSKFFTSKKLVGSYGVNVQYFEELAIPILERAYREAKKDRRKVIIIDEIGKMELFSKKFRDLVRQIMHDPNVNVVATIPIRDVHPLVKEIRRLPGAVLIELTPENRDVILEDILSLLER
- the alaS gene encoding alanine--tRNA ligase; amino-acid sequence: MSLSAHEIRELFLSFFEKKGHTRVKSAPLVPENDPTLLFVNAGMVPFKNVFLGLEKRPYKRATSCQKCLRVSGKHNDLEQVGYTSRHHTFFEMLGNFSFGDYFKKEAIEYAWEFVTEVLKLPKEKLYVSVYKDDEEAYRIWNEHIGIPSERIWRLGEEDNFWQMGDVGPCGPSSEIYVDRGEEYEGDERYLEIWNLVFMQYNRDENGVLTPLPHPNIDTGMGLERIASVLQGKNSNFEIDIIFPLIQFGEEVSGKKYGEKFETDVALRVIADHLRAITFAISDGVIPSNEGRGYVIRRILRRAMRFGYKLGIENPFLYKGVDLVVDIMKEPYPELELSREFVKGIVKGEEKRFIKTLKAGMEYIQEVIQKALEEGRKTLSGKEVFTAYDTYGFPVDLIDEIAREKGLGIDLEGFQCELEEQRERARKHFKVEAKKVKPVYSHLKELGKTSAFVGYEHMEWESQVVGLVKGEGLVSELKEGEEGEVVLKETPFYPEGGGQIGDAGIIESDKALFKVEDTQKPTEGIIVHIGKVLKGTLKVGDTVHARVDKERRWDIMRNHTATHLLHAALRNVLGEHVRQAGSLVADKYLRFDFTHFSALTEEELKRVEELVNEKIRENLPVNVMEMAYDEALKTGAIAIFEEKYGERVRVISCGEFSKELCGGTHVSATGDIGYFKIISESSVGAGVRRIVAQTGRWSVETAFKEHQTLKKASSALGVGEEEVIQKIEELKEEIKDREREIQRLKQELLKLQIREVVKEENVGDFTLHYGVFEEVEPEELRNLADMLRQRTKKDVVFIASRKGDKINFVIGVSKEISDKVNAKEVIREVGKVLKGGGGGRADLAQGGGKAPDKFPEAVKLLKEILSG